A single region of the Changchengzhania lutea genome encodes:
- a CDS encoding homogentisate 1,2-dioxygenase: MPFYHKLGNIPHKRHIQFRKPDGSLYAEQLFGTIGFDGMSTNSYHEHRPTQVKSIKKQYSVAPKISKANNIKSYRFRGFQVKPELDYLESRKTVLINSDCAIILAAPKQSTQDYFYKNTDADEMIFIHKGTGKLRTHLGNLDFKYGDYLLIPRGIIYKIDFDTEDNRLFIVESRRPIYTPKRYRNWFGQLLEHAPFCERDIRRPEELETHNETGDFLIKVKKQDEIIEMVYASHPFDVVGYDGYNYPYAFSIHDFEPITGRIHQPPPVHQTFETDAFVICSFVPRLYDYHPQSIPAPYNHSNIDSDEVLYYVDGDFMSRNDVDAGHISLHPAGIPHGPHPGATERSIGKTKTDELAVMVDTFKPLMVTEDAMKIADEDYYKSWLSPS; encoded by the coding sequence ATGCCTTTTTATCACAAACTAGGGAATATCCCACATAAGCGCCATATTCAATTTAGAAAGCCAGATGGCTCATTGTATGCTGAGCAGCTTTTTGGCACCATTGGTTTTGATGGGATGTCAACAAATAGTTATCACGAGCATAGGCCAACACAAGTAAAATCCATAAAAAAACAATATAGCGTTGCGCCTAAAATATCAAAAGCAAATAATATTAAATCGTATCGCTTTAGAGGGTTTCAAGTGAAGCCAGAGCTTGATTATTTAGAGAGCCGAAAAACGGTTTTAATAAATAGTGATTGTGCCATAATTTTAGCAGCACCAAAGCAATCCACACAAGATTATTTTTATAAGAATACTGATGCTGATGAAATGATTTTCATCCATAAAGGCACAGGAAAACTAAGAACCCACCTTGGAAACTTAGATTTTAAATATGGTGATTACCTATTAATTCCAAGAGGCATTATTTATAAAATTGATTTTGATACAGAGGATAACAGACTGTTTATAGTAGAGTCTCGCAGACCCATTTACACGCCAAAACGGTATCGAAATTGGTTTGGACAATTATTAGAACATGCCCCATTTTGTGAGCGCGATATCCGAAGGCCTGAGGAATTGGAAACGCATAATGAGACAGGGGATTTTCTAATTAAAGTAAAAAAGCAAGATGAAATCATAGAAATGGTTTATGCCTCCCATCCTTTTGATGTGGTTGGTTACGACGGGTATAACTACCCGTATGCATTTTCAATTCACGATTTTGAACCCATAACAGGTCGAATTCATCAACCGCCACCAGTGCATCAAACTTTTGAAACCGATGCTTTTGTAATATGTAGTTTTGTACCGCGTTTGTATGACTATCATCCGCAATCCATTCCAGCACCCTACAACCATAGCAATATAGATAGCGATGAGGTGTTGTATTATGTAGATGGTGATTTCATGAGTCGTAATGATGTCGATGCGGGACACATTTCTCTGCATCCAGCCGGCATTCCGCATGGTCCCCATCCAGGCGCTACAGAACGTAGTATTGGTAAAACAAAAACAGATGAGCTAGCGGTTATGGTAGACACTTTTAAGCCATTAATGGTTACAGAAGACGCTATGAAAATAGCAGATGAAGACTATTATAAATCGTGGTTAAGTCCATCCTAA